A part of Parvimonas micra genomic DNA contains:
- a CDS encoding NAD(P)/FAD-dependent oxidoreductase, with amino-acid sequence MYDCIIIGAGPAGISAGIYAARASMKTIIIEKGTPGGLIAKTDEIANYPGVEDVPTGSELIERMIKQAKSFGAEFITDTVVNVDLSGTTKVVYGENDTYEGKSVIIATGSNPRLLNVPGEKEFTGKGIAYCATCDAPFFQDLDIYVVGSGEAAVEEAMYLTKFGRSVTLLVRKDKLSVAKSIEEKALKCEKLSIMWNVEVESFEGSGILGAMNIVNNKTGEKTKIVPKEGDMMFGVFIFVGYIPESTVFDRKVTTDRNYIVSDETMKTSVEGVFVAGDVRVKELRQVVTAVNDGAIAAINARKYVESLK; translated from the coding sequence ATGTACGATTGTATAATAATCGGAGCAGGTCCTGCAGGAATAAGTGCAGGTATATATGCTGCTAGAGCTAGTATGAAAACTATAATAATTGAAAAAGGAACACCGGGAGGTCTGATTGCTAAAACTGATGAAATAGCAAATTATCCCGGAGTAGAAGACGTACCTACGGGTTCGGAATTAATTGAAAGAATGATTAAGCAGGCAAAGTCTTTTGGTGCTGAATTTATTACTGATACAGTTGTTAATGTTGATTTATCTGGAACTACCAAAGTAGTTTATGGAGAAAATGATACTTATGAAGGAAAGTCTGTAATTATTGCTACCGGATCTAATCCGAGATTATTAAATGTTCCAGGAGAAAAGGAATTTACAGGGAAAGGTATTGCATATTGTGCAACTTGTGATGCACCATTTTTCCAAGATTTAGATATTTATGTTGTTGGTTCAGGAGAAGCTGCAGTTGAAGAAGCGATGTATCTTACTAAGTTTGGTAGAAGTGTTACATTATTGGTAAGAAAAGATAAATTATCAGTGGCTAAATCAATAGAAGAAAAAGCATTAAAATGTGAGAAACTGAGTATTATGTGGAATGTTGAAGTTGAAAGTTTTGAAGGATCTGGAATATTGGGAGCTATGAATATAGTAAATAATAAAACCGGAGAAAAAACAAAAATTGTTCCAAAAGAAGGCGATATGATGTTCGGAGTGTTTATTTTTGTAGGATATATTCCGGAAAGTACTGTTTTTGATCGAAAAGTTACAACTGATAGAAATTACATAGTATCAGATGAAACTATGAAAACTAGTGTCGAAGGTGTGTTTGTAGCCGGCGATGTTAGAGTAAAAGAACTTAGACAAGTTGTTACAGCAGTTAATGATGGGGCTATTGCTGCAATTAACGCTAGAAAATATGTTGAAAGTTTAAAATAA
- the tpiA gene encoding triose-phosphate isomerase: protein MRKPVIIGNWKMNKDLDEAKKLVKEIVSEKLDNTVEKVVCVPFVYVTEVTKLLEGSDVGLGVQNMYFENKGAFTGEISPIMLKSCGVSYVILGHSERRTIFNETDEMINKKVKSALQNNLIPILCCGETLEERNLGIEKEVVEKQIRNTLDDISVNDIEKVIIAYEPIWAIGTGLTASSDDAENMIKFIREILYDIYGNLSENIRIQYGGSVKPNNIKDLMQKENVDGALVGGACLESASFCALINYK from the coding sequence ATGAGAAAACCTGTTATTATTGGAAACTGGAAAATGAATAAAGATTTGGATGAAGCCAAGAAATTAGTAAAAGAAATTGTATCAGAGAAGTTAGATAATACTGTGGAGAAAGTAGTATGTGTTCCTTTTGTTTATGTTACAGAAGTTACTAAATTGTTAGAAGGTTCTGATGTAGGTTTAGGAGTTCAAAATATGTACTTTGAAAACAAAGGTGCATTTACTGGTGAAATTTCTCCTATAATGTTGAAAAGCTGTGGAGTATCATATGTGATATTAGGACATTCCGAAAGAAGAACTATTTTCAATGAAACTGATGAGATGATAAATAAGAAAGTAAAATCTGCGTTGCAAAACAACTTAATTCCAATATTATGTTGTGGAGAAACGCTTGAAGAAAGAAATTTAGGAATAGAAAAAGAAGTTGTTGAAAAACAAATAAGAAACACACTAGATGATATTAGTGTAAATGATATTGAAAAAGTAATAATTGCCTACGAACCTATATGGGCAATTGGAACTGGATTAACTGCATCTTCTGATGATGCTGAAAATATGATTAAATTTATAAGAGAAATTTTATATGATATTTACGGAAATTTATCTGAAAATATAAGAATTCAATATGGAGGCAGTGTTAAACCAAATAATATAAAAGATTTAATGCAAAAAGAGAATGTAGATGGAGCTTTAGTTGGTGGAGCTTGCTTAGAAAGTGCTAGTTTCTGTGCATTAATAAATTATAAATAA
- the eno gene encoding phosphopyruvate hydratase encodes MSLIVEIYAREVLDSRGNPTVEVEVTTENGTVGSAIVPSGASTGVHEAVELRDGDKTRYLGKGTLNAVNNVNEIIAEELIGFDVFDQVGIDRALIQIDGTENKSKLGANAILGVSMAVARAAAIESDTPLYEYIGGVNAKTLPVPMMNILNGGEHADNNVDIQEFMVMPAGACSFKEALRMGTEVFHNLKSVLKSKGYNTAVGDEGGFAPNLNSNEEALKTIMEAIEKAGYVAGKDIFLALDVASSEMYENGKYNFKGEGKIYSSEELVNYYCDLVEKYPIISIEDGLSEDDWDGWKLLTEKIGNKVQLVGDDLFVTNYSRLNMGIEKGIANSILIKLNQIGTITETLDAIELAKTHGYTCVISHRSGETEDTTIADLAVAVNAGQIKTGSASRTDRICKYNQLLRIEDRLGENSKFLGLSAFYNIENK; translated from the coding sequence ATGAGCTTAATAGTTGAAATTTATGCAAGAGAAGTTTTAGATTCAAGAGGAAATCCTACTGTTGAAGTTGAGGTTACAACTGAAAATGGTACAGTTGGAAGTGCAATTGTTCCTTCTGGAGCCTCAACAGGAGTACATGAAGCTGTTGAACTTAGAGATGGTGACAAAACAAGATATTTAGGAAAGGGAACTTTAAATGCAGTTAACAATGTTAATGAAATTATAGCTGAAGAATTGATTGGATTTGATGTTTTTGATCAAGTTGGAATTGATAGAGCTTTGATTCAAATTGATGGAACTGAAAATAAATCAAAATTAGGTGCAAATGCTATTTTAGGAGTTTCTATGGCAGTTGCAAGAGCTGCAGCTATTGAATCAGATACTCCTCTTTACGAATATATAGGTGGAGTTAATGCAAAAACTTTACCTGTTCCAATGATGAATATTTTAAATGGTGGAGAACATGCTGATAATAATGTAGATATTCAAGAATTTATGGTTATGCCTGCAGGAGCTTGTTCATTTAAAGAAGCTCTAAGAATGGGAACTGAAGTTTTTCATAATCTAAAGTCTGTTTTGAAATCAAAAGGATATAATACAGCTGTCGGTGATGAAGGTGGATTTGCTCCTAATTTAAATTCTAATGAAGAAGCTTTAAAAACAATTATGGAAGCTATTGAAAAGGCAGGATATGTTGCAGGAAAAGATATATTTTTAGCTTTGGATGTAGCATCAAGTGAAATGTATGAAAATGGAAAATATAATTTTAAAGGAGAAGGAAAAATTTATTCTTCAGAAGAATTAGTAAATTATTATTGTGATTTAGTTGAAAAATATCCTATTATTTCTATTGAAGACGGATTATCTGAAGATGATTGGGATGGATGGAAACTTTTAACTGAAAAGATTGGAAATAAAGTTCAATTAGTTGGTGATGATTTATTTGTTACTAATTATTCAAGATTAAATATGGGAATTGAAAAAGGAATTGCTAATTCAATTTTGATAAAATTAAATCAAATAGGAACAATAACTGAAACACTTGATGCAATAGAGCTTGCTAAAACTCATGGTTATACTTGTGTAATTTCACATAGATCTGGAGAAACAGAAGATACAACTATCGCAGATTTAGCTGTTGCTGTAAATGCAGGACAAATAAAAACCGGTTCAGCATCTAGAACTGATAGAATTTGTAAATATAATCAACTATTGAGAATTGAAGATAGATTAGGGGAAAATTCTAAATTTTTAGGACTGTCTGCATTCTACAATATTGAAAATAAATAA
- the gap gene encoding type I glyceraldehyde-3-phosphate dehydrogenase: MKVAINGFGRIGRLAFRLMYDLEGVEVVAINDLTDANMLAHLLKYDSTQGRFGKEVIVKEGSFSIDGKEIKVFSDADPKNLPWKELDIDVVLECTGFFVAKEKAQFHIDAGAKRVIISAPGKGDMKTVVYGVNHEILDGTEQILSGASCTTNCLAPMAKVLQDKFGIVQGIMTTIHAYTGDQNTLDAPHRKGDMRRARSAAINIVPNTTGAAKAIGLVIPELKGKLDGSAQRVPVATGSLTELVTVLEKTVTVEEINNAMKEASSESFGYTEDPIVSTDVIGIKYGSLFDATQTRIVEVDGKQLVKTVAWYDNEMSYTANLIRTFQYLVNLSK; encoded by the coding sequence ATGAAAGTTGCGATTAACGGTTTTGGAAGAATAGGTAGATTGGCATTTAGACTAATGTATGATTTAGAAGGAGTTGAAGTTGTAGCTATAAATGATTTAACAGATGCAAATATGTTAGCTCACTTATTAAAATATGATTCAACTCAAGGAAGGTTTGGAAAGGAAGTCATTGTAAAAGAAGGAAGCTTTTCTATTGATGGAAAAGAAATTAAAGTTTTCTCAGATGCGGATCCTAAAAATTTACCATGGAAAGAATTGGATATAGATGTAGTATTGGAATGTACAGGTTTCTTTGTTGCAAAAGAAAAAGCACAATTTCATATTGATGCCGGTGCTAAGAGAGTTATTATATCAGCTCCAGGTAAAGGAGATATGAAAACTGTAGTTTATGGTGTAAATCATGAGATTTTGGATGGAACTGAACAAATTTTATCAGGCGCATCTTGTACAACTAACTGTTTAGCTCCAATGGCTAAGGTTTTACAAGATAAATTTGGTATTGTTCAAGGTATTATGACTACTATTCATGCTTATACAGGAGATCAAAATACTTTAGATGCTCCACATAGAAAAGGAGATATGAGAAGAGCTAGATCTGCTGCAATAAATATAGTTCCTAATACAACAGGGGCAGCTAAAGCTATTGGACTTGTTATTCCTGAATTAAAAGGAAAACTAGACGGTTCTGCCCAAAGAGTACCTGTTGCTACAGGATCATTGACAGAATTGGTAACTGTTTTAGAAAAAACTGTTACAGTTGAAGAAATTAACAATGCAATGAAAGAAGCATCAAGTGAATCATTTGGATATACTGAAGATCCTATAGTTTCTACAGATGTAATCGGAATAAAATATGGTTCTTTATTTGATGCTACTCAAACTAGAATAGTTGAAGTTGATGGTAAACAATTAGTTAAAACAGTTGCATGGTATGACAATGAAATGTCATATACTGCAAACCTAATTCGTACTTTCCAATATTTAGTTAATCTTTCAAAATAG
- a CDS encoding glycine/sarcosine/betaine reductase component B subunit, whose protein sequence is MRLELGKILINDVKFCSETKVDKGVLYINKEELIAHLMDDEHLKSVDVDLAKPGESVRITPVKDVVEPRVKVNGAGGVFPGMISKVDVVGSGRTHVLKGAAVMTVGKIVGFQEGIIDMQGPGAEFTPFSKTNNIVLIVEPAEGVEAHAYEKAVRMAGLKAATYLGLAGKEVEPDEVEVFETKPLFEQAEELKHLPKVAYVQMLQSQGLLHDTYVYGVDAKQIVPTLLYPTELMDGAILSGNCVSACDKNTTYHHLNNPVVKAMYEQHGKEINFVGVIITNENVYLADKERSSNWTAKLCEFLNLDGAIVSQEGFGNPDTDLIMNCKKIEGKGVKTVIITDEYAGRDGASQSLADADVAANAVITGGNANETIVLPKMDKVIGTLDYVDIIAGGFDGSLREDGSIMVELQAITGATNELGFNRLSATGY, encoded by the coding sequence ATGCGTCTAGAATTAGGAAAAATCTTAATTAACGATGTTAAGTTTTGTTCAGAAACAAAAGTTGACAAGGGTGTTTTGTACATTAATAAAGAGGAATTAATTGCTCATTTAATGGATGATGAACACTTAAAATCAGTAGACGTAGATCTTGCAAAACCAGGTGAAAGTGTAAGAATTACTCCAGTTAAGGATGTTGTAGAACCAAGAGTAAAGGTTAACGGAGCAGGCGGAGTATTCCCTGGAATGATTTCAAAAGTTGATGTAGTTGGTTCAGGAAGAACTCATGTTCTTAAGGGAGCAGCAGTAATGACAGTTGGTAAAATAGTAGGTTTCCAAGAAGGTATTATTGATATGCAAGGACCTGGAGCTGAATTTACACCATTCTCTAAAACTAATAATATAGTTTTAATTGTGGAACCAGCTGAAGGTGTTGAAGCTCATGCTTACGAAAAAGCTGTTAGAATGGCAGGATTAAAAGCTGCTACTTATTTAGGATTAGCTGGTAAAGAAGTTGAACCTGATGAAGTAGAAGTATTCGAAACTAAGCCATTATTCGAACAAGCTGAAGAATTAAAACATTTACCAAAAGTTGCTTATGTTCAAATGTTACAATCTCAAGGATTATTACATGATACATATGTTTACGGTGTAGATGCAAAACAAATAGTTCCAACACTATTATATCCAACAGAATTGATGGATGGAGCTATATTAAGTGGTAACTGTGTATCTGCTTGTGATAAGAATACAACTTATCATCACTTAAATAATCCTGTTGTTAAAGCGATGTACGAACAACACGGAAAAGAAATCAACTTTGTTGGTGTTATTATCACTAACGAAAATGTATATTTAGCAGATAAAGAAAGATCATCAAACTGGACTGCTAAATTATGTGAATTTTTAAATCTTGATGGAGCTATCGTATCACAAGAAGGATTCGGTAACCCGGATACAGATTTAATTATGAACTGTAAGAAAATCGAAGGTAAAGGCGTTAAAACAGTTATCATTACTGATGAATATGCTGGTAGAGACGGTGCAAGTCAATCTTTAGCTGATGCTGATGTTGCTGCAAATGCGGTAATAACTGGTGGTAATGCTAACGAAACTATTGTATTACCTAAGATGGACAAAGTTATTGGAACTTTAGATTATGTTGACATTATTGCAGGTGGATTCGATGGATCATTAAGAGAAGATGGTTCAATTATGGTTGAATTACAAGCAATTACAGGTGCAACAAATGAATTAGGATTTAATAGATTATCAGCTACTGGCTATTAA
- a CDS encoding Na/Pi cotransporter family protein: MSIFISVLGGLGLFLYGMNLMGAGLQKSCGERLKGIIAAITKNKIYAVLVGIFVTMIIQSSSATTIMTIGFVNAGFMTLAQSVGIIIGANVGTTITAQIIAFDISKYAPLVIAVGVFMWMRAKSDRKKDISEILIGFGILFLGMSIMSNGLAPLAKEEWFKEILVKLNNPFIGVLAGLLLTTVLQSSSASIGLLEALGMQGAININQAFGILFGDNIGTTTTAMISSIGASKNAKRAAFIHFLFNLIGTIIFMTILRIPVQYLVEYISPGNVQRQIANAHTFFNIINVLIQLPFSNFLVKISQLVIKGDDVVEERYSEHLDKRFFETPSIAIIQAQKEVSRMGEVVIESLEKTIEAFRTKSSKNIEFVLNREKMINGLEKEIIDYLVPLADKNLSDEEKHKVFVMMYSINDYERIGDHCENIIELIQEIKDENSVFSKTAFDEYDKISSDVMKIVTDTTNAYKDNNLELAKNCINIEEEVDILEETYRRNHMDRINRGICDTNAGVKFLDILSNFERIADHSVNIANYTLGKEL; this comes from the coding sequence ATGTCTATTTTTATTTCTGTTTTAGGAGGTTTAGGTTTATTTTTGTATGGAATGAATCTAATGGGAGCAGGGCTGCAGAAGTCTTGTGGTGAAAGATTAAAAGGAATAATTGCTGCAATTACAAAAAATAAAATTTATGCTGTTCTTGTTGGTATTTTTGTTACAATGATTATTCAATCAAGTTCGGCAACTACAATAATGACAATTGGTTTTGTAAATGCAGGATTTATGACTTTAGCTCAATCTGTTGGAATAATAATAGGTGCAAATGTTGGGACTACTATAACTGCACAAATTATTGCATTTGATATCTCTAAGTATGCACCATTAGTTATAGCTGTTGGTGTTTTTATGTGGATGAGAGCCAAAAGTGATAGGAAAAAAGATATATCCGAAATTTTAATTGGATTTGGTATTTTATTTTTAGGTATGTCAATTATGAGTAATGGTTTAGCACCACTTGCAAAAGAAGAATGGTTTAAAGAAATACTTGTAAAATTAAATAATCCGTTCATCGGAGTATTAGCCGGACTTTTATTAACTACAGTTTTACAATCATCATCAGCTTCAATAGGTTTACTGGAAGCACTGGGAATGCAAGGTGCAATAAATATAAATCAGGCATTTGGAATACTTTTTGGAGATAATATAGGAACAACTACAACAGCAATGATTTCAAGTATAGGAGCCAGTAAAAATGCAAAAAGAGCTGCATTTATCCATTTTTTATTCAATTTAATAGGCACTATAATATTTATGACTATATTGAGGATTCCTGTTCAATATTTAGTAGAATACATATCTCCAGGTAATGTTCAAAGACAGATTGCGAATGCACATACTTTTTTTAATATAATTAATGTTTTAATCCAGTTACCGTTTTCTAATTTTTTAGTTAAAATTTCTCAATTAGTTATTAAAGGCGATGATGTAGTTGAAGAACGCTATTCTGAACATTTAGACAAGAGATTTTTTGAAACACCAAGTATTGCAATTATACAAGCACAAAAAGAGGTCTCAAGAATGGGAGAAGTTGTAATTGAGTCTCTTGAAAAAACTATAGAAGCATTTAGAACTAAGAGTAGTAAAAATATAGAATTTGTTCTTAATAGAGAAAAAATGATTAATGGATTAGAAAAGGAAATTATTGATTATTTGGTTCCATTAGCCGATAAAAATTTATCAGATGAAGAAAAACATAAAGTCTTTGTTATGATGTATTCTATAAATGATTATGAAAGAATAGGAGATCACTGTGAAAATATTATTGAATTGATTCAAGAAATAAAAGATGAAAATTCAGTATTTAGTAAGACTGCTTTTGATGAATATGATAAAATCTCATCTGATGTTATGAAAATTGTTACTGACACAACTAATGCATATAAAGATAACAATCTTGAATTAGCAAAAAATTGTATTAATATAGAAGAAGAAGTAGATATATTGGAAGAAACTTACAGAAGAAATCACATGGATAGAATTAATAGAGGAATCTGTGATACAAATGCCGGAGTGAAGTTTTTAGATATACTGTCTAATTTTGAAAGGATTGCAGATCATAGTGTAAATATTGCAAATTACACATTAGGAAAAGAATTGTAA
- a CDS encoding phosphoglycerate kinase, with protein MNKKVITDLEVRSKRVIVRVDFNVPMSKTEEGKITDNARIVAALPTIKYLIENNAKVILLSHLGRPKGEAKKEFSLAPVAKELSKLLNKDVKFLQSNLVVDDNVKDEVLKLKDGEVALLENTRFRNEETKNIDDFSKELAELGELYINDAFGTSHRAHCSNVGLCKFLPSAVGFLVEKEISIMGKALSNPERPFVAILGGAKVSDKITVIENLIEKVDSIIIGGGMAFTFLKSLGYSVGKSLLEDDKVDFAKELIEKAKSKNVKILLPIDVVVSKEFSNDSEFKIVNIDSIGDDYMGLDIGEKTVKLFSDEINNAKTVVWNGPMGVFEMSNFAKGTFEIAKAIAESEAISIIGGGDSASAAEKSGYKDKITHISTGGGASLEFLEGKILPGIDSIDNK; from the coding sequence ATGAATAAAAAAGTTATTACTGATTTAGAAGTGAGATCAAAAAGAGTTATTGTAAGAGTTGATTTTAACGTTCCTATGTCAAAAACAGAAGAAGGTAAAATTACTGATAATGCCAGAATAGTAGCAGCATTGCCAACTATTAAATATTTAATTGAAAACAATGCAAAAGTAATATTATTATCTCATTTGGGGAGACCAAAGGGAGAAGCTAAGAAAGAATTTTCATTAGCACCTGTAGCTAAAGAATTATCTAAACTTTTAAATAAAGATGTTAAATTTTTACAAAGTAATTTAGTAGTGGATGATAATGTAAAAGATGAAGTTTTAAAATTAAAAGATGGAGAAGTTGCTTTATTAGAAAATACAAGATTTAGAAATGAAGAAACAAAAAATATCGATGATTTTTCTAAAGAATTGGCTGAACTAGGTGAATTATATATAAATGACGCTTTTGGCACAAGTCATAGAGCACATTGTTCAAATGTTGGACTTTGTAAGTTTTTACCATCAGCTGTTGGATTTTTAGTAGAAAAGGAAATTTCTATAATGGGAAAAGCTCTTTCTAATCCTGAAAGACCTTTTGTAGCAATTTTAGGAGGAGCAAAAGTATCTGATAAAATTACTGTTATTGAAAATTTGATTGAAAAAGTAGACAGTATAATAATCGGAGGAGGAATGGCATTTACATTCTTAAAATCTTTAGGATATTCAGTTGGTAAAAGTTTATTGGAAGATGATAAAGTTGATTTTGCAAAAGAGCTGATTGAAAAAGCAAAAAGTAAAAATGTTAAGATATTATTACCAATAGATGTTGTTGTTAGTAAAGAATTTTCTAATGATTCTGAATTTAAAATAGTTAATATAGATTCAATAGGAGATGATTATATGGGTCTTGATATTGGAGAAAAAACAGTTAAACTATTTTCAGATGAAATTAATAATGCAAAAACTGTTGTTTGGAATGGTCCAATGGGAGTTTTTGAAATGTCAAATTTTGCAAAGGGTACATTTGAAATTGCAAAGGCTATTGCAGAAAGTGAAGCGATTAGTATTATTGGTGGAGGAGATAGTGCATCTGCTGCTGAAAAATCGGGTTATAAAGATAAAATAACACATATTTCAACGGGTGGAGGTGCATCTTTAGAATTCTTAGAAGGTAAGATTTTACCAGGAATTGACTCAATAGATAATAAATAA